GCCAGGCCGCGCGCCTGAAGCTCAACGTGTACATGCAGAATCTCGGCAGCGCCACGGCGCTCGATGTCAAACCGACGTTCAATTTGGTGTTGGGAGAAAAAACCATCGCCACCCTCACGCCGAATCAGGTTGCCAATCGCCTTGCTCCGGCGGGCTTGCCGCGCAGCCGTTACCCGGAATTGGGCAGCATTGCCATCGAGAAAGATGACCAGAACAATGACATCATTTTGACGCTGGAGGAATTGAAAGCCGTTCAAATGGGCGCGCCGCTCGGTTTGGTGGTTACTCAGATGCAGGCCGATGTCGCGCGCTGGAATCCGGCGACGCAGAGTTTTGATTCGCGCGAAGCGTGGTCAAGTTTCGAAGGCGAAATCGATCCGGTGGTGGTGACGGTGAAAGCAAATCTCGGCGGCGACGACATCCGCTATTATCAGGTTTATGTCGGCACGGATTTTTACAATCTTGGATTCAATTTTCGTGACGTGTTGTCGCAGGTGTTCGAAGTGGAAGAAAGCAACGGCGTAACGACGATCGCAGGCCGCCGCTATCCTGATGATTGGTACGTCTCAACGCCCTCGCAACCTGTCTTGCAGGAATGGAACCGCCAGGGCCAGCCGCCAAATCTGCTGGGATTGAAAATGTTTCGCAACACCCAGATGGCGCTCATGAGTCCGGGCGTTGATCCGCAGGCAGCGGTTGACCTGGCCACGTTCGATCCGGAGTTCAAGCGGATTTATGTCAGCGCCTTTCCGGGCAATTTTCCAATCTTGTCGGTGCGGGCACAAGTCACCATCGACGGCGTCGAGCGCGACATCGAGTTGTTTGCCGATGAAAACTCATTCTACACCAACAGTGTGCCGTTTGAGAATCCGGCTGATCCGGAAGGCAAGGTCTTGGTCGAGAATGCGCGCGGCGACGTGACCGAAACGAGCATCATTTTGCCGGCGCTTTACACCAATGCCGCCGAAGTGAAGAAGTTCACAGCGCTGTTGCCCAATCCCGGAGCTGAATATCTGCTCTTTTCCGGCGGCGACGCCAACAAACCGGTGAAATTGTACTGTCTCTTTTTTGATCCCAAAACCGGGAACCCTCTGGCCACGCCGCGAGAGTATCTCACCCTGCCGGTTAGCAATGAAAGTTCGAACTACATCGACTGGATTCAAGATCCTTACTATCGCAGAGTCTATTTTTCCAAAGTCCGCATCAATCCCGACAATTTCAAAATCTCCGCCGGCGACACCACTTTTACCAAACGGGAATGGAGAAGCGCGCAGCAGGGCACTTTTTTTGGCGAGGATCCGCTGTTCTTCGGCAGCATCCGGCTGACCTTCGCCCATCTCGATTCTGCTTTCGCCAACGTGAATTTGACCGGCACGCCATTTTCGCTCGATCCTTATTCCGAGTTTCAGATCGCCGAGCGCGGCGCCCGTGAGGTGATTCATGTGGACGAGTCGCGCCAGATCATGAATGTTAAAGTGACAGAACCGCCCAACCACAACAGCGATTCACAGGGCAGGATTGGGTTGAAAGGCGATTCCATTTCGGTCGTCTACAAAAGAGAATTTTATCGTGGCGCAGCCGGAGTGAAACTTCCGGGCAAAACTGCGGGGTTCAATTTGCGCAGCAGCGGCACTCAGGGTTATGTGAACATGGGATCCTCGCCAACGCTGGAAGTGAGCGAGGCTTTCACCCTGGAAGCATGGATCAAGCCGGAACCGCACGGCCGGAGCGCGAGCCTGCAGGGCGTTTTTATCAACAAAGAAGGGGAATATGAGTTGGCGCGCTATAGCGATGGCACGATGCGGTGGGCAGTTGCCGTGGATTCGCCGCACTGGATTTGGATCAACACCGGCTACTTTGCGCGGGAAAACGAGTGGGTGCACGTGGCCCTGGTTTATGATCGCAACGCGCCGCAGCCGGCAATCAAGACTTACATCAACGGCAATCTGTTTCATGCGACTCCGGCCGCGGGACTGGTGAGCGATTATTTTTTGCATGAAAACCAGGATGAATTCCGCATTGCGGCGCGGCAAGGGACTGGCGATTCGCAGTATGCCGGACAGGTTGATGAGGTGCGGGTTTGGAACGTTGCGCGCACGCAAGAACAAATTCGCGCGGCGCTGGGCGACACATTAGGCGCAGAGGTTTATGCCAGCGCCTCCAGCGGCTTGCTGGGCTATTGGCGTTTCGATGAGTTGGCGGATCTCGGCATGGGCGGCGACGGCGCGAATGATGTGCGGGACTATTCGCTGAACGGCAATCACGGCGATCTGGTTGGCGATGCGCAGCTTTCGGACTTCACCACCGAAGTTAAAGGCGAAAAGCTGGAGTTGCCAGCAGATTTCTCGCTGAGCCAAAACTATCCCAATCCATTCAATCCCAGCACCATGATCAGGTTTCGCCTATCTGCGCCGGCGGAAGTCCGGCTTGCCATTTATTCCGTGAACGGTCAACTTGTGCGAACCTTGGTGAACGGCAGGCTGGCAAGCGGTCAACACGAAGCTGTTTGGGATGGCCGAAATGAGAGGGGAAGCACTGTCGCAAGCGGGATCTATTTTTATCGCATCCGCGCCGGCGCTTGGACGCAAACACGCCGAATGCTTTTGGTTCGATAAGGAGGCCATGTGGCCGTTGGAATACTTCGGCCTGTAGGGAGATGACCGCCCGCCATTTGGAAAAACGGCCAGCGCACAATTCCGGATGATGCGCGGGCCGTTTTCGTCTGGTCAAATATTGGCAGTGGCTGCTTGGGGCCCGGCCGCCCCGCCGCAAACCATCAAGTTTAATTCAGGCCATATGACCTTATCGCACCAACGCCAGCTTTCTCTGTTCGCGAAACTCACCGGCGATGATTTGATAAAAATAAACGCCCGTGGGTGCGGCGTTGCCGGTTTCATCCTTGCCGTCCCAGATCACATTATGATAACCCGCAGCCAGGGGCCGGTTAACCAGCCGCCGCACTTCCCGGCCCACGAGATCGAAAATCACCAACTGTACTTCAACCTCTTCCGGCAGGCCAAAGCGAATGCTGGTTTCAAGGCTTTGTCGTGAGCTTTGCGCCAAACGATGGAAGGGATTGGGATAATTCTGCGACAGGGAGAAAACCTCCGGCAACGAAGCGCTTTCTTCTGCAACCGGCGCGGAGGCTTTGTTAAAGCCTTCTTCGACATAATGCGTGTCATAGACGATTTGACCGTTGCTGGTGACTTTCACTTGCAGTTCCATGTCGGTGTATAGCATTGCCCGCGTATATTGCTGCGAAGTGCTTACGACTGCGGACCAATTGGGATCACCAACCTCGCGGAAACGCCATTCATATGAGAAGGGACTGCAACCGGTAACATTGGCTGTCCAGGTTCCCAAGGATTTCCATTGCAGAATGTCGGGACCGGTGATGTTCACGGACAATGGTTGCCCGGCGCTCAGTGTTGGAACAATACCGTGATTCGTTTCGAAGGCTTCGATGATGGCGTCGTAATTGGGCGTGCCGTCACAGAGTTTGCCGTTGTTGTCATCTGCGAGTATAACGTTATCGACAAATTCCACGAAAGTATCCGGCCTTGGCGTGATCTGCATGGCCTTGAAATTAAGCTTGCGAGCGGTGTTTTCCGATATTGTGCTTTCCAAATCCCACATCGCGCCAGAGAGGATCTGACCGTTATAATGAAATTCATTGGGATCATCATAATCATCCATTGTCAACGAATTTGAAACAGTTCTACCGACCCAGTCAATAGTCGGTTCTTCATTTATCGTAGCGGCAAAATAATCGGCGATGCCTTCATCCATTGCGCTACCCATTTCGCCGCCAGTTTCACTGATAAAATTGTCGCCATAAACCTTGTACACGATATTGTGCGTGTATTCGTGATACACCACATCAGACGATTCCCACCAGTTGCGATTATTGTTGCCAAACCGAATTCTTGTGCCATTAGCATCGGCATTCGGCACGTCATCGTGATCCACTTGAGCTTCCATTTGCCAATCCATACCGTTGTAGTTGAACGGCGAGCCTTTGATGAAGTCGTGAATGATATTCATGTGGTGATAGACGTGAAAGCCATCGTGTGTATCCGAAAAGTTGAAATTTCTGGTATGGTTACCTGAGGTCACAAAGGATTGCGAGGCGTTGACGAGATTGCTCGGATTATTGATTTTTGCCCAGCTCCCTTGCAAGACGACATCGACATAGAATGTCTGGTAGGCATGATTGCCGTTCA
The Cytophagia bacterium CHB2 genome window above contains:
- a CDS encoding T9SS type A sorting domain-containing protein gives rise to the protein MTITISLLRSCRQVLVQIFLCLTQLINWHLDQTRAHRGFGQTWCKIQVVAVKECDGCATAFAGTRCQSKTAGLIVNIKLRAGKIFSDWCYHFGAVFLRYMIKNCTNCIIQIIGGISMKTATRIWGNWLFPVLVALSVFATDNSLHAQKISLRSTADGQVISLIAADGRTIQLSAAADDDEDGIDNLLEVNGFTYSPGAGLQPWDGDTAKSYYKTDPLRWSTDGDPYSDFMEVSGVNMPAGVPAPENHPLVAARPVIKIGMDNYDVIPISEITTSEGGEQSSSFTNETSSSDEVGGEVTVGASLNPLKLVSAEVTASYSHTWTRTQSSTSSFGTNWSNTRSTNPSQAARLKLNVYMQNLGSATALDVKPTFNLVLGEKTIATLTPNQVANRLAPAGLPRSRYPELGSIAIEKDDQNNDIILTLEELKAVQMGAPLGLVVTQMQADVARWNPATQSFDSREAWSSFEGEIDPVVVTVKANLGGDDIRYYQVYVGTDFYNLGFNFRDVLSQVFEVEESNGVTTIAGRRYPDDWYVSTPSQPVLQEWNRQGQPPNLLGLKMFRNTQMALMSPGVDPQAAVDLATFDPEFKRIYVSAFPGNFPILSVRAQVTIDGVERDIELFADENSFYTNSVPFENPADPEGKVLVENARGDVTETSIILPALYTNAAEVKKFTALLPNPGAEYLLFSGGDANKPVKLYCLFFDPKTGNPLATPREYLTLPVSNESSNYIDWIQDPYYRRVYFSKVRINPDNFKISAGDTTFTKREWRSAQQGTFFGEDPLFFGSIRLTFAHLDSAFANVNLTGTPFSLDPYSEFQIAERGAREVIHVDESRQIMNVKVTEPPNHNSDSQGRIGLKGDSISVVYKREFYRGAAGVKLPGKTAGFNLRSSGTQGYVNMGSSPTLEVSEAFTLEAWIKPEPHGRSASLQGVFINKEGEYELARYSDGTMRWAVAVDSPHWIWINTGYFARENEWVHVALVYDRNAPQPAIKTYINGNLFHATPAAGLVSDYFLHENQDEFRIAARQGTGDSQYAGQVDEVRVWNVARTQEQIRAALGDTLGAEVYASASSGLLGYWRFDELADLGMGGDGANDVRDYSLNGNHGDLVGDAQLSDFTTEVKGEKLELPADFSLSQNYPNPFNPSTMIRFRLSAPAEVRLAIYSVNGQLVRTLVNGRLASGQHEAVWDGRNERGSTVASGIYFYRIRAGAWTQTRRMLLVR